A single region of the Helicobacter colisuis genome encodes:
- the coaE gene encoding dephospho-CoA kinase (Dephospho-CoA kinase (CoaE) performs the final step in coenzyme A biosynthesis.) has product MNFKYAIVLTGGIGSGKSTIASFLKLYGYEVVCADSIAHTLLNQSAKEITEIFGNEILENNKINRKKLGEIVFSNKKSKETLERILHPKIKEEILKQAKALESKKIPYFLDIPLFYETNNYPFKEVLLVFVPKEIQVQRIQKRDHLESQAIQARISSQIPLEEKKKLANYIIDNSGDLENLQKEVEKYLQDYIPKVLEEN; this is encoded by the coding sequence TTGAATTTTAAATATGCTATTGTCTTAACAGGCGGAATTGGAAGTGGCAAAAGCACCATTGCATCATTTTTAAAACTCTATGGGTATGAAGTGGTGTGTGCAGATAGTATCGCACACACTCTGCTTAATCAATCCGCCAAAGAAATAACTGAAATCTTTGGTAATGAGATTTTAGAAAATAACAAAATTAATAGAAAAAAGCTTGGTGAAATTGTCTTTAGCAATAAAAAAAGTAAGGAAACATTAGAGAGAATTTTACACCCAAAAATCAAAGAAGAGATTTTAAAACAAGCCAAAGCTTTAGAATCTAAAAAGATTCCCTATTTTTTAGACATTCCACTTTTTTATGAAACCAACAACTATCCTTTTAAAGAAGTTTTGCTAGTTTTTGTTCCAAAGGAGATTCAAGTCCAAAGAATCCAAAAACGCGATCATCTTGAATCGCAAGCTATTCAAGCGCGAATCTCATCACAAATACCTCTTGAAGAAAAAAAGAAATTAGCAAATTATATAATTGATAATTCAGGAGACTTAGAAAACTTGCAAAAGGAAGTGGAAAAATATTTACAAGATTATATTCCAAAAGTTTTAGAGGAAAATTAA